One genomic segment of Thermus neutrinimicus includes these proteins:
- a CDS encoding DUF58 domain-containing protein, with protein MTRYRIATKPYFPYPGERLARRKGLGGEFYELRPYAPGDEVRRVHWRAYAKTGRLYTRLETAPERSRFRIHLDESESMRLFGKLAYGEEVARLLLGIARQEDALARLERGRPEALRPGRGTLVLITDGLDPLPWPRVLPRRVVLVQVLAPVELSPPLEAALLRDVETGESLPVGPEEVKDYQKALEEHLKALRLLALLRGHYALLKVGEPPLPALLRQGVVEPL; from the coding sequence ATGACCCGCTACCGCATCGCCACCAAGCCCTACTTTCCCTACCCCGGGGAGCGGCTGGCCCGCAGGAAGGGCCTGGGGGGGGAGTTTTATGAGCTCCGCCCCTATGCCCCTGGGGACGAGGTAAGGCGGGTCCACTGGCGGGCTTACGCCAAGACGGGAAGGCTCTACACCCGCCTGGAAACCGCACCCGAGCGAAGCCGCTTTCGCATCCACCTGGACGAAAGCGAAAGCATGCGCCTCTTCGGCAAGCTGGCCTATGGGGAGGAGGTGGCGAGGCTCCTCTTAGGAATCGCCCGCCAGGAGGACGCCCTGGCCCGGCTGGAACGGGGCAGGCCGGAGGCCCTTCGTCCGGGCCGGGGCACCCTGGTCCTCATCACCGACGGGCTAGACCCTTTGCCTTGGCCCAGGGTCCTTCCGAGGCGGGTGGTCCTGGTCCAGGTCCTGGCGCCCGTGGAGCTGTCCCCACCCCTCGAGGCGGCCCTCCTCAGGGATGTGGAAACCGGGGAATCCCTCCCCGTGGGGCCGGAGGAGGTGAAGGACTACCAAAAGGCCCTCGAGGAGCACCTAAAAGCCCTGCGCCTCCTGGCCCTTCTCCGGGGACACTACGCCCTCCTGAAGGTGGGCGAGCCTCCCCTTCCCGCCCTCCTCCGGCAGGGGGTGGTGGAGCCCCTCTAG
- a CDS encoding adenosylcobalamin-dependent ribonucleoside-diphosphate reductase, which produces MPRRYAEEEALRLALDFFQGDELRASVFLHRYALKDTEGRLLEATPEEMWRRLVREAARAEKGATREFSWLFSDFRFVPGGRILFGLGNWRRSTLFNCYYIPIREDSVKGITRFLDEAARTFAYGGGVGTNADVLRPKGAKVGNAGVESSGAVSFMELFSTLAGVMGASGGRRGALMLTFSDRHPDLLEFLQAKTDPERSRVRHANISLRATDAFLQAALADEPWTLSFTTPRERLTRTIRAKEAWDLLVEAAWQSAEPGLLFWDRVRTWATAQYGGMEVEGVNVCGEVPMEPYGACNLGSLNLAAFVQEPFRERARLDWAGLEEATRLAVRFLDAVVDLGKNRHPLRAQREASLRSRRIGLGIMGLADTLAMLGLPYGAEESLAFAQEAMRRIKEAAYWESTRLARHKGSFPAFDPKEHLKSPFIQALPEALIQAVERGLRNAALLSIAPTGSISILAGVTSGIEPIFALTYLRHAGGQVFLAEHPLLKRYRRERGGKVPDWPTAHTVDPFGRVRLQAILQRHVDQSISSTVNLPRETPKEVVENLFLTAWKEGCKGLTVFREGSREEVIEPLPPVGVCTFCQTA; this is translated from the coding sequence GTGCCCCGCAGGTACGCCGAGGAAGAAGCCCTAAGGCTTGCCCTGGATTTCTTCCAGGGCGATGAGCTCAGGGCCTCCGTATTCCTCCACCGCTACGCCCTCAAGGACACGGAAGGCCGGCTCCTGGAAGCCACCCCAGAGGAGATGTGGCGGCGGCTGGTCCGGGAGGCCGCCCGAGCGGAAAAGGGCGCCACAAGGGAGTTCTCCTGGCTCTTCTCCGACTTTCGCTTCGTCCCCGGGGGACGGATCCTCTTTGGCCTGGGGAACTGGCGCCGGTCCACCCTCTTTAACTGCTACTACATCCCCATCCGGGAGGACTCGGTAAAGGGCATCACCCGCTTCCTGGACGAGGCCGCCCGCACCTTCGCCTACGGGGGCGGGGTGGGCACCAACGCCGATGTCCTAAGGCCCAAGGGGGCCAAGGTGGGCAACGCGGGCGTGGAGAGCTCGGGGGCGGTGAGCTTCATGGAGCTCTTCTCCACCCTGGCGGGGGTCATGGGTGCCAGCGGAGGCCGGCGGGGAGCCTTGATGCTCACCTTCTCCGACCGGCATCCCGATCTCCTGGAGTTCCTCCAGGCCAAAACCGACCCCGAGCGCAGCCGGGTGCGCCACGCCAACATCTCCCTAAGGGCCACGGACGCCTTTTTACAGGCCGCCTTGGCCGACGAACCCTGGACGCTTTCCTTTACCACACCCCGGGAGCGCCTAACCCGCACCATCCGGGCCAAGGAAGCTTGGGATCTTTTGGTGGAGGCTGCCTGGCAAAGCGCCGAACCCGGCCTCCTCTTTTGGGATCGGGTGCGCACCTGGGCCACGGCCCAGTACGGGGGGATGGAGGTGGAGGGGGTCAACGTCTGCGGGGAGGTGCCCATGGAACCCTATGGGGCCTGCAACCTGGGAAGCCTGAACCTTGCCGCTTTCGTGCAGGAACCCTTCAGGGAAAGGGCCCGGCTGGACTGGGCTGGCCTCGAGGAGGCCACCCGTCTAGCCGTGCGGTTTTTGGATGCGGTGGTGGACCTGGGGAAAAACCGCCACCCCCTAAGGGCCCAGCGGGAGGCTTCCTTAAGAAGCCGGCGCATCGGCCTTGGGATCATGGGCCTGGCGGACACCCTGGCCATGCTGGGCCTGCCCTATGGGGCGGAGGAAAGCCTAGCCTTCGCGCAAGAGGCCATGCGCCGCATCAAGGAAGCCGCCTACTGGGAGAGCACCCGCCTGGCAAGGCACAAAGGATCCTTCCCCGCCTTTGACCCCAAGGAGCACCTCAAAAGCCCCTTCATCCAGGCCCTACCCGAAGCCCTCATCCAGGCGGTGGAAAGGGGCCTGAGGAACGCCGCCCTCCTTTCCATCGCCCCCACCGGTTCCATCTCCATCCTGGCTGGGGTGACAAGCGGGATAGAGCCCATCTTCGCCCTCACCTACCTGCGCCACGCCGGGGGGCAGGTGTTCTTAGCTGAACATCCCCTCTTGAAGCGGTACCGCAGGGAGCGGGGAGGCAAGGTGCCGGACTGGCCCACGGCCCACACCGTGGATCCTTTCGGGAGGGTGCGCCTCCAGGCCATCTTGCAACGCCATGTGGACCAAAGCATCTCCTCCACGGTGAACCTCCCCCGGGAAACCCCCAAGGAGGTGGTGGAAAACCTCTTCCTCACCGCCTGGAAGGAGGGGTGCAAGGGCCTCACCGTCTTCCGGGAGGGAAGCCGGGAGGAGGTCATCGAACCCCTACCCCCGGTGGGGGTCTGCACCTTCTGCCAAACGGCATGA
- the glpX gene encoding class II fructose-bisphosphatase — MEIERRLVLEVVRVTEQAALAASRLAGKGDKEAVDEAGTQAMRRVLNELPIKGTVVIGEGEMDEAPMLYIGEVLGQGGVEVDIAVDPVEGTTTAAKGLPNAVTVIAISEKGGLFHAPDMYMEKLIVPPPAAGLVDLSWPVSANLKALALALQRSVEDLVVVVLDRPRHERLIREIREAGARVKLISDGDVIAALAAAIRGTGVHAVMGIGGAPEGVLAAAALKCLGGEIQARFTPQNEEERARLKAMGGDENRIYRTEDLAPGREIVFAATGITDGDILQGVRFFGGGARTHSIVLGHATRTVRFIDSIHLYETGARVTIRV, encoded by the coding sequence ATGGAAATCGAACGCCGGCTGGTCCTCGAGGTGGTGCGGGTAACCGAACAGGCTGCCCTGGCGGCAAGCCGCCTGGCGGGCAAGGGGGATAAGGAGGCCGTGGACGAGGCGGGCACCCAAGCCATGCGCCGGGTCCTGAACGAGCTTCCCATTAAGGGCACGGTGGTGATTGGCGAAGGGGAGATGGACGAGGCCCCCATGCTCTACATCGGGGAGGTTTTGGGGCAGGGCGGTGTGGAGGTGGACATCGCCGTGGACCCCGTGGAGGGCACCACCACCGCCGCCAAGGGCCTGCCCAATGCCGTGACCGTGATCGCCATCAGCGAGAAGGGGGGCCTCTTCCACGCCCCCGACATGTACATGGAAAAGCTCATCGTCCCTCCCCCGGCCGCAGGGCTTGTGGACCTTTCCTGGCCGGTTTCCGCCAACTTGAAGGCCTTGGCCCTGGCCCTGCAGCGCTCCGTGGAGGACCTGGTGGTGGTGGTCCTAGACCGACCCCGCCACGAACGCCTCATCCGGGAGATCCGGGAGGCGGGGGCAAGGGTGAAGCTGATCTCCGATGGGGACGTGATCGCCGCCTTGGCCGCCGCCATCCGGGGCACGGGGGTGCACGCGGTGATGGGGATCGGCGGGGCCCCCGAGGGCGTGCTGGCCGCCGCCGCCTTAAAGTGCCTGGGCGGGGAGATCCAGGCCCGCTTCACCCCACAAAACGAGGAGGAGCGGGCCCGGCTCAAGGCCATGGGCGGGGATGAGAACCGCATCTACCGCACCGAGGACCTGGCCCCGGGGAGGGAGATCGTCTTCGCCGCCACCGGCATCACCGACGGGGATATCCTCCAGGGGGTGCGTTTCTTCGGGGGCGGGGCCAGGACCCATTCCATCGTCCTGGGCCACGCCACCCGCACCGTGCGGTTCATAGATTCCATCCACCTCTATGAAACCGGGGCCCGGGTCACCATTCGGGTTTAG
- the hisIE gene encoding bifunctional phosphoribosyl-AMP cyclohydrolase/phosphoribosyl-ATP diphosphatase HisIE, whose protein sequence is MDLSQVKFDPEGLVPVVVQDAQTGEVLTLAYANREALEETLRTRRSTFFSRSRKALWRKGETSGNIQEVVEVLLDCDGDAVVYRVLPHGPACHTGERSCFHRPLLSGEPSLGLVLSQVYATIQERLRTLPEGSYVARLHQAGLDRILKKIGEEAGELIIAAKNQNPEEVRWEAADLLFHLLLVLAETGVSLEDLARTLWERHRPQGGHAAN, encoded by the coding sequence ATGGATCTATCCCAAGTGAAGTTTGACCCAGAGGGCCTGGTGCCCGTGGTGGTGCAGGATGCCCAAACGGGTGAGGTCCTGACCCTGGCCTATGCCAACCGGGAAGCCCTGGAGGAAACCCTAAGGACGAGGCGGAGCACCTTCTTTAGCCGCAGCCGAAAGGCCTTGTGGCGCAAGGGGGAGACCTCGGGGAACATCCAGGAGGTGGTGGAGGTCCTCCTGGACTGCGACGGGGATGCCGTGGTCTACCGGGTCCTCCCCCATGGCCCCGCCTGCCACACGGGGGAGCGAAGCTGTTTCCACCGCCCCCTCCTTTCCGGCGAACCCAGCCTGGGCTTGGTCCTTTCCCAGGTCTACGCCACCATCCAGGAGCGCCTTAGAACCCTCCCCGAGGGAAGCTACGTGGCCAGGCTCCACCAGGCGGGCCTGGACCGCATCCTGAAGAAGATCGGGGAGGAGGCCGGGGAGCTCATCATCGCCGCCAAGAACCAAAACCCTGAGGAGGTGCGCTGGGAGGCTGCGGATCTCCTCTTCCACCTCCTCCTGGTGCTGGCGGAAACGGGGGTCAGCCTCGAGGACCTGGCCAGGACCCTCTGGGAGCGGCACCGGCCCCAAGGCGGCCATGCTGCCAACTAA
- the hisF gene encoding imidazole glycerol phosphate synthase subunit HisF, giving the protein MSLAKRIIPCLDVHGGRVVKGVNFVNLRDAGDPVEAAQAYDEAGADELVFLDISATHEERAILLEVVAQVAERVFIPLTVGGGVRSLEDARRLLLAGADKVSVNSAAVKRPELIQELSHHFGSQAVVLAIDARWNGDFPEVYIAGGRIPTGLHAVEWAVRGTELGAGEILLTSMDKDGTKEGYDLRLTRMVAEAVSVPVIASGGAGREEHFLEAFLAGADAALAASVFHFGEIPIPELKRFLAERGLEVRLDGSIPSEV; this is encoded by the coding sequence ATGAGCCTGGCCAAGCGCATCATTCCCTGCCTGGACGTCCACGGGGGCCGCGTGGTGAAAGGGGTGAACTTCGTCAACCTCCGGGACGCGGGCGACCCCGTGGAGGCCGCCCAGGCCTACGACGAGGCCGGCGCCGATGAGCTGGTCTTCCTGGACATCTCCGCCACCCATGAGGAGCGGGCCATCCTCCTGGAGGTGGTGGCCCAGGTGGCGGAAAGGGTCTTCATCCCCTTGACCGTGGGGGGAGGGGTCCGCTCCTTGGAGGACGCCCGCAGGCTCCTTTTGGCCGGGGCCGACAAGGTGAGCGTGAACTCGGCCGCGGTGAAGCGCCCGGAGCTGATCCAGGAGCTTTCCCACCACTTTGGCTCCCAGGCGGTGGTCCTGGCCATAGACGCCCGCTGGAACGGGGACTTCCCCGAGGTCTATATCGCCGGGGGACGCATCCCCACGGGGCTTCACGCGGTGGAATGGGCCGTGAGGGGAACGGAACTCGGCGCCGGGGAAATCCTCCTCACCAGCATGGATAAGGACGGCACCAAGGAAGGCTATGACCTGAGGCTTACCCGCATGGTGGCCGAGGCGGTGAGCGTGCCGGTGATCGCAAGCGGGGGGGCGGGGAGAGAGGAGCATTTCCTCGAGGCCTTCCTGGCCGGAGCCGACGCCGCCTTGGCCGCCAGCGTCTTCCACTTCGGCGAGATCCCCATACCCGAACTCAAGCGGTTCCTGGCCGAAAGGGGCTTGGAGGTGCGCCTAGATGGATCTATCCCAAGTGAAGTTTGA
- the trmFO gene encoding methylenetetrahydrofolate--tRNA-(uracil(54)-C(5))-methyltransferase (FADH(2)-oxidizing) TrmFO, whose translation MERVTVVGGGLAGSEAAWTLARLGVPVRLYEMRPKRMTPAHATGHLAEIVCSNSLGGEGPTNAKGLLQAEMRRAGSLVMEAAFRARVPAGGALAVDREEFSQYVTERLSRHPLVEVVREEVAEIPEGLAILATGPLTSDALSEAIRRRFGDPFLSYFDAASPIVLYESIDLEKCFRAGRYGQEADYLNCPLTEEEYRRFYQALLEAEAHTPHEWEKREFFEACVPVEELARRGFQTLLFGPMKPVGLKDPRTGKEPFAVVQLRQEDKGGRMWSLVGFQTGLKWPEQKRLIQMIPGLENAEIVRYGVMHRNTYLNAPLLLRETLEFKEEEGLFAAGVLAGVEGYLESAATGFLAGLNAARRYQGLKPVAPPEESMLGGLVRFLASANPQGFQPMYANWGLVPPVEGRMAKREKREAMYQRGLRAFEDWLASLGMLAPT comes from the coding sequence ATGGAACGGGTAACGGTGGTGGGCGGAGGCCTGGCGGGAAGCGAGGCCGCCTGGACCCTGGCGCGGCTTGGGGTTCCCGTGCGCCTTTACGAGATGCGCCCCAAGCGCATGACCCCAGCCCACGCCACGGGACACCTGGCGGAGATCGTCTGCTCCAACTCCTTGGGGGGCGAGGGGCCCACCAACGCCAAGGGGCTGTTGCAGGCGGAGATGCGCCGGGCAGGAAGCCTGGTCATGGAGGCAGCCTTTAGGGCCAGGGTGCCTGCGGGAGGGGCCTTGGCCGTGGACCGGGAGGAGTTTAGCCAGTACGTCACGGAGAGGCTTTCGCGGCATCCCCTTGTGGAGGTGGTGCGGGAGGAGGTGGCGGAGATCCCCGAGGGCCTGGCCATCCTGGCCACGGGTCCCCTCACCTCCGATGCCCTTTCCGAGGCCATACGGCGCCGGTTTGGCGACCCCTTCCTGAGCTACTTTGATGCGGCGAGCCCCATCGTCCTCTACGAGAGCATTGACCTGGAAAAGTGCTTCCGGGCCGGGCGCTACGGGCAGGAGGCGGACTACCTCAACTGCCCCTTGACCGAGGAGGAGTACCGGCGGTTCTACCAGGCCCTCCTCGAGGCGGAGGCCCACACCCCCCATGAATGGGAGAAGCGCGAGTTCTTTGAGGCCTGCGTGCCCGTGGAGGAGCTGGCCCGAAGGGGCTTCCAAACCCTCCTCTTTGGCCCCATGAAGCCCGTGGGGCTTAAGGACCCAAGGACGGGTAAGGAGCCCTTTGCCGTGGTACAGCTTCGCCAGGAGGACAAGGGGGGGCGGATGTGGAGCCTGGTGGGGTTCCAGACGGGTCTTAAGTGGCCCGAGCAGAAGCGGCTCATCCAGATGATCCCGGGCTTGGAAAACGCCGAGATCGTGCGCTACGGGGTCATGCACCGGAACACCTACCTAAACGCCCCTCTTCTTTTGCGGGAGACCCTGGAGTTCAAGGAGGAGGAAGGCCTCTTCGCCGCCGGGGTGCTGGCGGGGGTGGAGGGCTACCTGGAAAGCGCCGCCACAGGGTTCCTGGCAGGCCTCAACGCTGCCCGGCGCTACCAGGGGCTAAAACCCGTGGCCCCGCCGGAGGAGAGCATGCTGGGGGGGTTGGTGCGCTTCCTGGCCAGCGCCAATCCCCAGGGCTTCCAGCCCATGTACGCCAACTGGGGGTTGGTGCCCCCGGTGGAGGGAAGGATGGCCAAGAGGGAGAAGCGGGAAGCCATGTACCAGAGAGGCCTTAGGGCCTTTGAGGACTGGTTGGCTTCCCTAGGGATGCTCGCCCCCACCTAG